The following proteins are encoded in a genomic region of Fusarium oxysporum f. sp. lycopersici 4287 chromosome 1, whole genome shotgun sequence:
- a CDS encoding tubulin alpha chain, with the protein MKGEILHLHLGQAGTQLGNSAWELYLLEHGLGPDGRPDPNAPDIGDPGSFETFFTETSSGKHVPRSLFVDLDPSPIDEIRTGEYRNLFHPELLISGKEDAANNYARGHYTIGKEMVDNVIDRIRRVADNCQSLQGFLIFHSFGGGTGSGFGALLLERLSTEYGKKSKLEFAVYPAPRTSTAVVEPYNAVLSTHSTIENSDCTFLVDNEAVYDICRRNLDIPRPSYEHLNRLIAQVVSSITSSLRFDGALNVDLNEFQTNLVPYPRIHYPLISYAPVISSAKSEHESFKVQELTFQCFEPNNQMVVCDPRNGKYMAVALLYRGDVVPRDCNAAIAALKAKASFNLVEWCPTGFKLGINYQKPMAVPAAPEAGGLAPVKRSVSMLSNTTAIAEAWSRLDYKFDLMHSKRAFVHWYVGEGMEEGEFTEAREDLAALEKDYEEVAADSFEPEEELEY; encoded by the exons ATGAAGGGCGAG ATTCTTCACCTCCACCTGGGCCAGGCTGGTACCCAGCTCGGTAACTCTGCTTGGGAGCT CTACCTTCTCGAGCACGGTCTCGGCCCCGATGGTCGCCCCGACCCCAATGCTCCCGATATTGGTGACCCTGGTTCTTTCGAGACTTTCTTCACTGAGACCAGCAGCGGCAAGCATGTTCCTCGATCTCTCTTCGTCGATCTTGACCCCTCTCCTATTGACGAGATCCGAACTGGCGAATACCGTAATCTTTTCCACCCCGAGTTGTTGATCAGTGGCAAGGAGGATGCCGCCAACAACTATGCTCGTGGTCACTACACCATTGGCAAGGAGATGGTTGACAATGTCATTGACCGCATTCGTCGCGTCGCCG ACAACTGCCAGTCTCTTCAGGGTTTCCTGATCTTCCACTCCTTCGGTGGTGGTACCGGTTCTGGTTTCGGtgctcttctcctcgagcGTCTCTCTACCGAGTACGGCAAGAAGTCCAAGCTCGAGTTCGCCGTCTACCCTGCTCCCCGAACCTCGACTGCCGTCGTTGAGCCTTACAACGCTGTTCTCTCTACTCACAGCACTATTGAGAACTCTGACTGTACTTTCCTCGTCGATAACGAGGCTGTTTACGACATCTGCCGTCGCAACCTCGATATTCCTCGACCCTCGTACGAGCACCTGAACCGCCTCATTGCCCAGGTTGTCAGCTCCATCACCTCCTCTCTCCGATTTGACGGTGCCCTCAACGTCGATCTCAACGAGTTCCAGACCAACTTGGTTCCCTACCCTCGAATTCACTACCCTCTCATCAGCTACGCCCCTGTCATCTCCTCTGCCAAGAGTGAGCacgagagcttcaaggtcCAGGAGCTTACCTTCCAGT GCTTCGAGCCCAACAACCAGATGGTTGTCTGCGATCCCCGAAACGGCAAGTACATGGCTGTCGCTCTTCTGTACCGCGGTGATGTCGTTCCCCGCGACTGTAACGCCGCTATCGCTGccctcaaggccaaggcctCATTCAACTTGGTTGAGTGGTGCCCCACTGGTTTCAAGCTCGGCATCAACTACCAGAAGCCCATGGCTGTCCCCGCCGCTCCTGAGGCTGGAGGTCTTGCCCCCGTCAAGCGATCCGTCTCTATGCTTTCCAACACCACCGCCATCGCTGAGGCTTGGTCCCGACTCGACTACAAGTTCGACCTCATGCACAGCAAGCGTGCTTTCGTCCACTGGTACGTTGGTGAGGGTATGGAGGAAGGCGAGTTCACCGAGGCCCGAGAGGATCTCGCTGCTCTGGAGAAGGATTACGAGGAGGTTGCTGCCGACTCCTTCGAGcctgaggaggagctcgagTACTAG
- a CDS encoding glutamate-1-semialdehyde 2,1-aminomutase has product MEGGQGPYLYSVDKREYLDFVSDYSAAFYGHSNPAITEAISSALSPGFSLGSVTRKECHLGERIKGRFPSMERVRFCNSGNEANTYALVTATEFTGRTKILVFDNGYHGDTLNFGSGDNKLNLPHDFIFGTYNNIEANQKHTSSDLAAIIVEPMLSAGVLIFDEVVTSRLHINGLQGFHKIMPDMTTLGKYIGGGLPFGAFGGGGAPTSWLSMRRELGN; this is encoded by the exons ATGGAGGGCGGACAGGGTCCTTATCTATACTCTGTCGACAAGAGAGAGTATCTGGACTTTGTATCAGACTATTCGGCAGCGTTCTACGGACACTCGAACCCCGCTATCACTGAAGCCATCAGCAGTGCCCTGTCTCCTGGCTTCAGCCTGGGTAGTGTCACCCGTAAAGAGTGTCATCTTGGCGAGCGCATTAAGGGAAGATTCCCGAGTATGGAGAGAGTTAGGTTCTGTAATTCTGGTAACGAAGCCAACACCTACGCATTAGTTACAGCCACGGAATTCACCGGCAGAACAAAG ATACTGGTGTTTGATAATGGATACCACGGCGATACCCTAAATTTTGGTTCAGGGGACAACAAATTAAACTTACCTCACGACTTCATTTTTGGTACCTACAACAACATAGAGGCCAACCAGAAGCATACATCATCAGATCTAGCAGCTATCATTGTCGAACCGATGCTTTCAGCAGGCG TTTTGATATTCGATGAGGTTGTGACATCTCGCCTACACATCAATGGACTTCAAGGATTCCACAAGATTATGCCTGATATGACAACTCTTGGAAAATACATTGGAGGGGGCCTCCCTTTTGGAGCttttgggggggggggcgCTCCGACATCATGGCTCTCTATGAGACGAGAACTCGGAAACTGA
- a CDS encoding glutamate-1-semialdehyde 2,1-aminomutase produces MEGGQGPYLYSVDKREYLDFVSDYSAAFYGHSNPAITEAISSALSPGFSLGSVTRKECHLGERIKGRFPSMERVRFCNSGNEANTYALVTATEFTGRTKILVFDNGYHGDTLNFGSGDNKLNLPHDFIFGTYNNIEANQKHTSSDLAAIIVEPMLSAGGQIPFTREFLSFLRKTADVTGAVLIFDEVVTSRLHINGLQGFHKIMPDMTTLGKYIGGGLPFGAFGGGGAPTSWLSMRRELGN; encoded by the exons ATGGAGGGCGGACAGGGTCCTTATCTATACTCTGTCGACAAGAGAGAGTATCTGGACTTTGTATCAGACTATTCGGCAGCGTTCTACGGACACTCGAACCCCGCTATCACTGAAGCCATCAGCAGTGCCCTGTCTCCTGGCTTCAGCCTGGGTAGTGTCACCCGTAAAGAGTGTCATCTTGGCGAGCGCATTAAGGGAAGATTCCCGAGTATGGAGAGAGTTAGGTTCTGTAATTCTGGTAACGAAGCCAACACCTACGCATTAGTTACAGCCACGGAATTCACCGGCAGAACAAAG ATACTGGTGTTTGATAATGGATACCACGGCGATACCCTAAATTTTGGTTCAGGGGACAACAAATTAAACTTACCTCACGACTTCATTTTTGGTACCTACAACAACATAGAGGCCAACCAGAAGCATACATCATCAGATCTAGCAGCTATCATTGTCGAACCGATGCTTTCAGCAGGCGGTCAGATTCCCTTTACTCGGGAGTTCCTCTCCTTTCTGCGCAAAACAGCTGACGTAACTGGTGCAGTTTTGATATTCGATGAGGTTGTGACATCTCGCCTACACATCAATGGACTTCAAGGATTCCACAAGATTATGCCTGATATGACAACTCTTGGAAAATACATTGGAGGGGGCCTCCCTTTTGGAGCttttgggggggggggcgCTCCGACATCATGGCTCTCTATGAGACGAGAACTCGGAAACTGA
- a CDS encoding nucleolar protein 12 — MKDAPVELDDIIDATEDKSNKDRKRKRKNENDDLEGRYLDKLVAEEEAERAGKRQKNDALNKTEKAVAEDEDAGNDSDIPVHETLAKDSKSSDLEKAARTVFLANVSTEAINSKAAKKTLMAHLSSILDKDATPPQTIESLRFRSVAFAGGSLPKRAAYITKSLMDATTKSANAYVVYSTSAAARKAAAELNGTQVLERHLRVDSVAHPSPTDHRRCVFVGNLGFVDDETVLNTNADGDTTEKKKNKTPSDVEEGLWRTFSTQGKVENVRVVRDSKTRVGKGFAYVQFYDGNDVEAALLLDGKKFPPMLPRKLRVTRAKDPRKTALAQERARGKNVVPNGAAKSTKYKHKATPEEQSMAGRTSKLLGRSAAVQQRHKKRPSTQGASEDAQNIPSNIKGPEQFVFEGRRASAKDGTPKDLKLGKKGKGKGRSSRPQNRGARRAAEWKKKS, encoded by the exons ATGAAGGATGCGCCAGTGGAGCTCGACGACATTATTGATGCGACAGAAGACAAGTCAAACAAGGATCGAAAACGAAAGAGAAAAAACGAAAACGACGATCTGGAGGGCAGATATCTGGACAAACTTGTTGCGGAGGAGGAAGCTGAGCGCGCCGGTAAGCGACAAAAGAACGACGCTCTGAATAAGACCGAAAAGGCTGTCgcggaggatgaggacgCCGGCAACGACAGTGATATTCCCGTCCATGAGACCCTCGCCAAGGACAGCAAATCATCAGACCTTGAGAAGGCAGCGCGAACAGTCTTCCTCGCCAACGTGTCCACAGAAGCAATCAATTCCAAGGCCGCCAAGAAGACCCTCATGGCCCATCTGTCATCCATTTTGGATAAAGATGCCACTCCTCCGCAGACTATCGAGTCGCTGCGTTTCCGTTCCGTTGCTTTCGCAGGCGGCTCTCTCCCTAAGCGTGCAGCTTACATTACTAAGAGCCTGATGGACGCGACGACCAAGTCCGCCAATGCATATGTCGTGTACTCAACCTCAGCGGCTGCTCGCAAGGCTGCCGCAGAGCTCAATGGTACCCAGGTCCTCGAAAGGCACCTGAGAGTCGACAGCGTCGCCCACCCCAGTCCCACAGATCACCGCCGATGTGTGTTTGTTGGCAACCTCGGGtttgttgacgatgagacCGTCTTGAACACCAACGCGGATGGTGACACtacggagaagaagaagaacaagacccCATCCGATGTCGAAGAAGGTCTTTGGCGAACTTTCAGCACTCAGGGCAAGGTTGAAAACGTCCGAGTAGTTCGAGATTCCAAGACTCGTGTAGGCAAGGGTTTCGCCTATGTCCAATTTTAT GATGGCAACGATGTCGAGGCGGCCTTACTCCTTGATGGCAAGAAATTCCCTCCCATGTTACCGCGTAAGTTGCGAGTCACTCGAGCCAAGGATCCTCGCAAGACAGCTCTGGCCCAGGAGCGAGCCAGGGGCAAGAACGTCGTTCCTAATGGCGCCGCCAAGAGCACAAAATACAAGCACAAGGCTACACCTGAGGAGCAGTCCATGGCTGGACGTACAAGCAAGCTTCTCGGCCGCTCGGCCGCCGTGCAGCAACGCCACAAGAAGCGCCCCTCAACACAGGGTGCTTCCGAGGATGCTCAGAACATTCCGTCCAACATCAAAGGACCCGAACAGTTCGTTTTTGAAGGCCGCCGTGCTTCAGCTAAGGACGGCACACCCAAAGATCTCAAACTTGGTAAGAAGGGCAAGGGTAAGGGCAGGTCCAGCAGGCCCCAAAACCGGGGCGCAAGGAGAGCTGCcgagtggaagaagaagagctga
- a CDS encoding tubulin alpha chain: MVDNVIDRIRRVADNCQSLQGFLIFHSFGGGTGSGFGALLLERLSTEYGKKSKLEFAVYPAPRTSTAVVEPYNAVLSTHSTIENSDCTFLVDNEAVYDICRRNLDIPRPSYEHLNRLIAQVVSSITSSLRFDGALNVDLNEFQTNLVPYPRIHYPLISYAPVISSAKSEHESFKVQELTFQCFEPNNQMVVCDPRNGKYMAVALLYRGDVVPRDCNAAIAALKAKASFNLVEWCPTGFKLGINYQKPMAVPAAPEAGGLAPVKRSVSMLSNTTAIAEAWSRLDYKFDLMHSKRAFVHWYVGEGMEEGEFTEAREDLAALEKDYEEVAADSFEPEEELEY; the protein is encoded by the exons ATGGTTGACAATGTCATTGACCGCATTCGTCGCGTCGCCG ACAACTGCCAGTCTCTTCAGGGTTTCCTGATCTTCCACTCCTTCGGTGGTGGTACCGGTTCTGGTTTCGGtgctcttctcctcgagcGTCTCTCTACCGAGTACGGCAAGAAGTCCAAGCTCGAGTTCGCCGTCTACCCTGCTCCCCGAACCTCGACTGCCGTCGTTGAGCCTTACAACGCTGTTCTCTCTACTCACAGCACTATTGAGAACTCTGACTGTACTTTCCTCGTCGATAACGAGGCTGTTTACGACATCTGCCGTCGCAACCTCGATATTCCTCGACCCTCGTACGAGCACCTGAACCGCCTCATTGCCCAGGTTGTCAGCTCCATCACCTCCTCTCTCCGATTTGACGGTGCCCTCAACGTCGATCTCAACGAGTTCCAGACCAACTTGGTTCCCTACCCTCGAATTCACTACCCTCTCATCAGCTACGCCCCTGTCATCTCCTCTGCCAAGAGTGAGCacgagagcttcaaggtcCAGGAGCTTACCTTCCAGT GCTTCGAGCCCAACAACCAGATGGTTGTCTGCGATCCCCGAAACGGCAAGTACATGGCTGTCGCTCTTCTGTACCGCGGTGATGTCGTTCCCCGCGACTGTAACGCCGCTATCGCTGccctcaaggccaaggcctCATTCAACTTGGTTGAGTGGTGCCCCACTGGTTTCAAGCTCGGCATCAACTACCAGAAGCCCATGGCTGTCCCCGCCGCTCCTGAGGCTGGAGGTCTTGCCCCCGTCAAGCGATCCGTCTCTATGCTTTCCAACACCACCGCCATCGCTGAGGCTTGGTCCCGACTCGACTACAAGTTCGACCTCATGCACAGCAAGCGTGCTTTCGTCCACTGGTACGTTGGTGAGGGTATGGAGGAAGGCGAGTTCACCGAGGCCCGAGAGGATCTCGCTGCTCTGGAGAAGGATTACGAGGAGGTTGCTGCCGACTCCTTCGAGcctgaggaggagctcgagTACTAG